One Chryseobacterium geocarposphaerae DNA window includes the following coding sequences:
- a CDS encoding STM3941 family protein: MQNLPLTLRPGKLKNIILILISIAFICMGISLMEKNIWAAILIIFLFGISLIIFSINLIPNTSYLKINEKGLEMKTLSRTTFIPWQAVSNFSTKQIFLNRLVTFDIDEKYLENSKIKSKKGAFPDTYGMSAKKLAALLNDYKEKLER; this comes from the coding sequence ATGCAAAATTTACCCCTTACTTTAAGACCCGGAAAGCTAAAAAACATTATCCTGATTCTCATCAGCATCGCATTTATCTGTATGGGTATTTCGCTTATGGAAAAGAATATTTGGGCTGCCATTCTTATTATTTTCTTATTCGGGATCAGTTTAATTATTTTTTCCATCAACTTAATTCCGAATACTTCTTATCTTAAGATTAACGAAAAAGGTCTTGAAATGAAAACCCTTTCCAGAACGACGTTCATTCCGTGGCAGGCTGTAAGTAACTTTAGCACAAAACAGATCTTCCTGAACAGGCTTGTAACTTTTGATATTGATGAGAAATATCTGGAAAATTCAAAAATAAAATCTAAAAAAGGAGCGTTTCCCGATACGTACGGAATGTCTGCAAAAAAGCTGGCAGCCCTTTTAAATGACTACAAAGAAAAATTAGAAAGATAA
- a CDS encoding GNAT family N-acetyltransferase yields the protein MEIKRTDSSNSDFQHLVQFLDQDLAIRDGDEHGFYHQFNSINQLKNCVLLYINEKPAGCGAFKKFEDDTVEIKRMYVLPEHRGNGYASKILNELEIWAKSEGFKFGILETGLKQPEAIALYNKNGYNLIPNYGQYVGVENSVCYKKEL from the coding sequence ATGGAAATTAAAAGAACAGATTCTTCCAATTCAGATTTTCAGCATTTAGTACAATTTTTAGATCAGGATTTAGCCATTCGTGACGGTGATGAACACGGGTTCTATCATCAGTTTAATTCGATTAACCAACTGAAAAACTGTGTTCTTCTCTATATAAATGAAAAGCCTGCAGGATGTGGAGCTTTTAAAAAATTTGAAGATGATACCGTAGAAATCAAAAGAATGTATGTATTGCCTGAACACAGAGGTAATGGCTATGCATCAAAAATTCTTAACGAACTCGAAATCTGGGCAAAAAGTGAAGGCTTCAAATTTGGTATTTTGGAAACAGGACTTAAACAACCGGAAGCAATTGCTCTATACAATAAAAATGGCTACAATCTTATTCCTAATTACGGACAATATGTTGGGGTTGAGAATAGTGTTTGCTATAAAAAGGAGCTGTAA
- a CDS encoding YceI family protein — protein sequence MATKWNLDPAHSEITFKVKHMMISNIKGNFTNFNAEIEADDDTFANAKTTATIQTASISTHNTDRDNHLKSAEFFNAEANPTITFDSQALNGNVTGNLTINGITKPVSLDVDFNGINVDPWGNTKAGFSFEGKINRKDFGLNWNAALEAGGVMVSDEVKLAGELQFVKQA from the coding sequence ATGGCAACAAAATGGAACCTAGACCCAGCGCATAGTGAAATTACTTTTAAAGTAAAACACATGATGATTTCTAATATCAAAGGAAACTTCACCAACTTCAATGCAGAAATCGAAGCTGATGATGATACTTTTGCTAATGCTAAAACAACAGCAACAATTCAGACTGCCTCTATTTCTACACACAATACAGACAGAGACAATCACTTAAAATCTGCAGAGTTCTTCAATGCTGAAGCAAATCCTACGATTACTTTCGATTCTCAGGCTTTGAACGGAAATGTGACAGGAAACCTTACCATCAACGGGATTACAAAACCTGTAAGCCTTGATGTGGATTTCAACGGAATCAATGTAGATCCATGGGGAAATACTAAAGCTGGATTTTCTTTCGAAGGAAAAATCAACAGAAAAGATTTCGGACTGAACTGGAATGCAGCTCTTGAAGCTGGAGGTGTAATGGTAAGTGATGAGGTAAAATTGGCAGGTGAATTACAGTTCGTAAAACAGGCATAA
- a CDS encoding carboxypeptidase-like regulatory domain-containing protein produces MKKTVLLFLFLLPFSFSIAQMIQGTVVNDAEQKIPNVSIYIDGTKIGTTSKEDGSFSLNLPSKNIGNIIFQKEDYETFATPVSEVLNKKLKVFLLKTNTIEEVTIIPFTEEAYKNHIRYFLNTFIGSDQENVKIKNQRSLKFAYDKKNKILKVKAPKTLIIENKNLGYEIEYNLISFSADFNSNMVNYTGTSFFKETKNSNKVKLNRMNAYDGSMLHFFRSIYNNTISEDKFIVNHVVQIPNPKYPTSEELNILKNFKEMARTSKTLLKIPEEISDISHRKNSQKPYALAITKTMIPDSDYVKRDGKNVLFSFKDMLQVNYSKYYYELKGKQFIKTTIPVVISSYLHPEGETFEVSKDGNISTPDLLIAEGDFTKNKIENMLPLDYQLGD; encoded by the coding sequence ATGAAAAAAACAGTATTACTTTTTTTATTTCTGCTTCCGTTTTCCTTTTCAATTGCTCAAATGATACAAGGAACGGTAGTAAACGATGCGGAACAAAAAATTCCCAATGTCTCCATTTATATTGATGGAACAAAAATAGGAACAACTTCTAAAGAGGACGGAAGCTTCAGCCTCAATTTGCCTTCAAAAAATATCGGGAATATTATTTTTCAGAAAGAAGATTATGAAACTTTTGCAACCCCTGTTTCGGAAGTTTTAAATAAAAAATTAAAAGTTTTTCTCCTGAAAACCAATACCATTGAAGAAGTGACCATCATTCCTTTTACCGAGGAAGCGTACAAGAATCATATCCGTTATTTCCTTAATACTTTTATCGGAAGTGATCAGGAAAACGTGAAAATTAAAAATCAAAGATCTTTAAAATTCGCTTACGATAAAAAGAATAAAATATTAAAGGTAAAAGCTCCGAAAACTTTAATTATTGAAAATAAAAACTTAGGCTACGAGATTGAATATAACCTCATAAGCTTTTCTGCCGATTTTAATTCCAATATGGTCAACTATACAGGAACAAGCTTTTTTAAGGAAACCAAAAATTCTAATAAAGTAAAGCTCAACAGGATGAACGCCTATGACGGAAGTATGCTCCATTTTTTCAGAAGTATTTATAACAATACAATTTCAGAAGATAAATTTATAGTAAACCATGTTGTACAAATTCCCAATCCGAAATATCCTACCTCAGAAGAACTGAACATCCTGAAAAATTTCAAGGAAATGGCTAGAACTTCAAAAACACTTTTGAAAATTCCAGAGGAGATTAGTGATATTTCACACAGAAAGAACAGCCAAAAGCCTTACGCTTTAGCCATCACGAAAACCATGATTCCGGATTCTGATTACGTGAAAAGAGATGGAAAAAATGTTCTTTTCAGTTTTAAGGATATGCTACAGGTGAATTATTCTAAGTATTACTATGAACTGAAAGGAAAACAGTTTATAAAAACAACAATTCCTGTTGTTATTTCATCCTACTTACATCCTGAAGGCGAAACTTTTGAAGTTTCAAAAGACGGAAACATCTCAACTCCTGATTTACTAATTGCTGAAGGAGACTTTACAAAAAATAAAATTGAAAATATGCTTCCTTTAGATTATCAGCTGGGAGATTAA
- a CDS encoding LLM class flavin-dependent oxidoreductase — protein MELGIGMFGDLAFDQTTGKYKDAGVKIREILEQVKFMDEVGIDVFAMGEHHRPDYAVSSPEIVLAAAASITKNIKLASGVTVLSSSEPVKVYEDFSTLDLISDGRAEIFVGRGSFIESFPLYGYSLNDYEQLFDEKLELLLKINSEENVSWSGKLRAPMQNQTVYPRAKNDGKLSIWRAVGGTPQSVLSAAQLGMPLVVAIIGGMPIQFRNLIEFYKQEYKKAGHDVDKMQIAIHSHTFVNDDQKVVDGYFHNYKSQMDRIGASRGWAPYTKMQYDGGRSKDGALFIGSAAEVADKIAYMKEIFGITRFIGHMDVGDPSHDIMMKSIELFGNEVKPLIKNL, from the coding sequence ATGGAATTAGGAATAGGAATGTTCGGTGACCTGGCTTTTGATCAGACAACCGGAAAATATAAAGACGCAGGAGTAAAAATTCGCGAGATCCTTGAGCAGGTAAAATTCATGGATGAGGTAGGAATCGACGTTTTTGCAATGGGAGAGCATCACCGGCCCGATTATGCGGTGTCATCACCTGAAATTGTTTTGGCAGCAGCAGCAAGCATTACGAAAAATATAAAATTGGCAAGTGGTGTTACAGTTTTAAGTTCATCCGAGCCAGTGAAAGTATATGAGGATTTTTCGACATTAGATCTCATTTCTGACGGTCGTGCAGAGATATTTGTTGGAAGAGGAAGTTTTATAGAATCTTTCCCTTTATATGGTTATTCTCTGAACGATTATGAACAGCTTTTTGATGAGAAATTAGAGTTGTTATTAAAGATCAATTCGGAAGAAAATGTTTCCTGGTCCGGTAAGCTACGTGCACCGATGCAAAATCAAACCGTTTATCCGAGAGCAAAAAATGATGGAAAATTATCGATATGGAGAGCGGTTGGCGGAACTCCGCAATCGGTTTTAAGTGCTGCGCAGTTAGGAATGCCTTTAGTGGTGGCTATTATTGGTGGAATGCCGATTCAGTTTAGAAACTTAATTGAATTTTATAAGCAGGAATATAAAAAAGCAGGTCATGATGTAGATAAAATGCAGATTGCAATCCATTCGCATACTTTTGTAAATGATGACCAAAAAGTGGTGGATGGATATTTCCATAACTATAAATCTCAGATGGACAGAATCGGTGCTTCCAGAGGTTGGGCACCTTACACAAAAATGCAGTATGACGGAGGAAGAAGCAAAGACGGAGCTCTATTTATCGGAAGTGCGGCTGAAGTAGCTGATAAAATAGCCTACATGAAAGAAATCTTCGGAATTACAAGATTTATCGGTCACATGGATGTGGGAGATCCTTCACATGATATTATGATGAAATCTATCGAATTGTTTGGGAATGAAGTGAAACCGCTTATTAAAAACTTATAA
- the ygiD gene encoding 4,5-DOPA-extradiol-dioxygenase: MNLNDLQSISENFGNTQRMPVLFLGHGSPMNAIEENQFVRGFRKAATEIPKPNAILCISAHWFTHGTKVTAMDMPRTIHDFGGFPQALFDVQYPAPGDPELAKETAELLAPVVVEEDHNWGLDHGAWSVIKHMYPNADIPVIQMSIDYTKPSQYHFDLAKRLNKLREKGILIIGSGNIVHNLRLIDWRNINTVGAGWDWAIEAREKTNNWLLDGNFQSIIDYQKQGTSLQYAVPTPDHYFPLIYTLGLKDKAENLTLFNDELIGGSLSMTSVRIG; encoded by the coding sequence ATGAACCTAAACGATTTACAAAGCATAAGCGAAAACTTCGGTAATACCCAGAGAATGCCCGTTCTTTTTCTCGGGCATGGCTCACCGATGAACGCCATTGAGGAAAATCAGTTTGTACGAGGTTTCAGAAAAGCAGCCACTGAAATTCCGAAACCGAATGCAATTTTATGTATCTCCGCACACTGGTTTACGCATGGGACGAAAGTAACTGCGATGGATATGCCAAGAACGATTCATGATTTCGGTGGTTTTCCACAGGCATTGTTTGATGTGCAATATCCCGCTCCGGGAGATCCTGAACTGGCAAAAGAGACAGCAGAACTGTTAGCTCCTGTTGTAGTGGAAGAAGACCATAATTGGGGATTGGACCATGGCGCATGGTCGGTTATTAAGCATATGTATCCTAATGCGGATATTCCGGTGATTCAAATGAGTATTGATTATACAAAACCTTCACAATATCATTTTGATCTGGCAAAAAGGCTCAATAAACTTCGCGAAAAAGGAATTCTGATCATCGGAAGCGGCAATATTGTACACAACCTTAGATTGATCGACTGGAGAAATATCAATACAGTAGGAGCTGGTTGGGATTGGGCAATTGAAGCCCGTGAAAAAACAAACAACTGGCTTTTGGACGGAAATTTCCAAAGTATTATTGATTATCAAAAGCAGGGAACTTCACTGCAATATGCAGTTCCTACCCCAGATCACTATTTTCCTTTGATTTATACATTAGGATTGAAGGATAAAGCAGAAAATTTAACCTTATTTAATGATGAGTTAATCGGAGGATCTCTAAGTATGACCAGTGTGAGAATCGGATAA
- a CDS encoding S9 family peptidase, protein MKLHKFYLLMLVLGSSAFAQTQKFTMAEAVNGLRSNLAVKNISQFSWSNDGKSYIQAVKGGYLITDLKTSKQDTLVSLSQLNKSIASNKLKAIPQIKFINNSNGYFNSDDQMIWVEKSGSDWKVKNTVAVDKEASNIKIFGDNETFAFTVKNNLFVNKDGKTIAVTNDSNENILNGASNVHRNEFGIDTGIFPAPNSESVAFYRMDQTMVADYPIIDWSVTPAVNHNIKYPMTGQTSHQVTLGVFNIKTQSTTFLNIEGEKDQYLTAVTWSPDSKYIFVAVLNRGQNHMKMNQYDAATGNLVKTLFEETSDKYVEPQHPLTFFPNSNTDFIWQSQRTGYNHLFHYSLEKGLIAQITKGDWLVTDILGFNESKKEIYFTSTKETPLEKHLYRINWTNFKMQRMDNAEGVHAGILSSDGNYLYDSYSNANTPRVVNVINTNTLKSTNILTAENTLKNYQRPEIKSVNFKADDGTILYGKMILPTDFDANKKYPAIVYLYNGPHLQLITNTFPASGNLWYEYMAQNGYIIFTMDGRGSANRGLKFEQAVFRNLGTTEMNDQMKGVEYLQSLPYVDSERMGIHGWSFGGFMTTSFMLRKPDVFKVGVAGGPVIDWSMYEIMYGERYMDTPQENPQGYATANLLDKVQNLKGKLLMIHGAQDDVVVWQHSVKFIKAAVDNGVQLDYFVYPGHPHNVIGKDRVHLMQKITDYFDQNLKK, encoded by the coding sequence ATGAAATTACATAAGTTTTATTTATTGATGCTGGTTTTGGGGAGTTCAGCATTTGCGCAGACCCAAAAATTTACGATGGCGGAGGCTGTTAATGGTTTAAGAAGCAATCTTGCCGTGAAAAATATTTCTCAGTTTTCGTGGTCGAATGACGGGAAATCATACATTCAGGCAGTGAAAGGCGGATATCTGATCACAGACTTAAAAACAAGTAAACAGGATACACTGGTATCTTTATCTCAGTTAAATAAAAGTATTGCGAGTAATAAACTTAAAGCGATTCCGCAGATTAAATTTATAAATAATTCTAACGGATATTTTAATTCTGATGATCAGATGATCTGGGTTGAAAAATCAGGAAGTGACTGGAAAGTAAAGAATACTGTTGCCGTAGATAAAGAAGCTTCAAATATCAAAATCTTCGGAGATAACGAGACTTTTGCATTCACCGTAAAGAATAATTTATTTGTGAATAAAGACGGAAAAACAATTGCCGTAACGAATGACTCTAATGAAAATATTCTGAATGGTGCTTCCAATGTGCACAGAAATGAGTTCGGAATTGATACCGGAATTTTCCCTGCACCCAATTCTGAAAGTGTAGCATTCTATAGAATGGATCAGACAATGGTTGCAGATTACCCGATCATCGACTGGTCAGTAACTCCGGCTGTCAATCACAATATTAAATATCCGATGACGGGGCAAACTTCGCATCAGGTTACGTTAGGTGTTTTCAACATTAAAACTCAGTCAACCACATTCTTAAACATTGAAGGTGAAAAAGATCAGTATTTAACGGCGGTTACATGGAGCCCCGATTCAAAATATATTTTTGTGGCGGTACTGAACAGAGGGCAGAATCATATGAAAATGAATCAGTACGATGCGGCTACAGGAAATTTAGTAAAGACTTTATTTGAGGAAACCAGTGATAAATATGTTGAGCCACAACATCCATTGACTTTCTTCCCGAATTCCAATACGGATTTTATCTGGCAGAGCCAGAGAACAGGTTACAATCATTTATTTCATTATAGCTTAGAAAAAGGATTGATCGCTCAGATCACGAAAGGGGATTGGCTGGTAACAGACATTTTAGGATTTAATGAAAGTAAAAAGGAAATTTATTTCACTTCTACGAAAGAAACTCCTTTGGAAAAACATTTGTACAGAATTAACTGGACGAATTTCAAAATGCAGCGAATGGATAATGCGGAAGGAGTTCACGCAGGAATTTTAAGCAGCGACGGAAATTACTTATATGACTCTTACAGCAATGCAAATACGCCTAGAGTTGTTAATGTGATTAATACCAATACATTAAAATCAACAAATATTCTTACCGCTGAAAATACGTTAAAAAATTATCAGAGACCTGAGATCAAAAGTGTAAATTTCAAAGCTGATGACGGTACGATCTTATATGGCAAAATGATTCTTCCGACGGATTTTGATGCCAATAAAAAGTATCCGGCAATTGTTTATTTATACAACGGACCGCATTTGCAGCTAATTACCAATACATTCCCGGCTTCCGGAAACCTTTGGTATGAATATATGGCTCAAAACGGATATATTATCTTCACAATGGACGGAAGAGGTTCTGCCAACCGCGGCCTGAAATTCGAACAGGCGGTATTCAGAAATTTAGGAACAACGGAAATGAACGACCAGATGAAAGGAGTTGAATATTTACAGTCACTTCCTTATGTAGATTCCGAAAGAATGGGAATTCACGGATGGAGCTTCGGAGGATTCATGACGACAAGCTTTATGCTTCGTAAGCCGGATGTTTTCAAAGTAGGAGTTGCAGGAGGACCTGTAATCGACTGGAGCATGTACGAAATCATGTATGGGGAAAGATATATGGATACTCCACAGGAAAATCCGCAAGGCTATGCAACGGCCAATCTTTTGGATAAAGTTCAGAACTTAAAAGGAAAACTGTTAATGATCCACGGAGCACAGGATGATGTAGTAGTTTGGCAGCATTCGGTTAAATTCATCAAAGCTGCAGTAGACAACGGTGTTCAGCTGGATTATTTTGTATATCCGGGACATCCTCACAATGTAATCGGAAAAGACAGGGTACATTTGATGCAGAAGATCACAGATTATTTTGATCAGAATTTGAAGAAATAA
- a CDS encoding S8 family peptidase produces the protein MKKNVFYLLLLFFIFTACSREDLQNNPGNIEVAQKDPLTAKQINEKINETIKTKGRFSWNESSDHFVWSAIFQGNKIASIGFGSSFDRSLTPDSKAIEEEILKVIERYEGKTERTLLSSDQYLNQIDVVIEKQETVIALRKMKNIRYLEPADYRYFENEQKFGATSKSSSSSSGCGFESTTLSTSDYTTVTPNAKAPWSFSKHNIINAWSYSTGAGITIGVIDSGVSPEQTLLGTSFNNGLSSGRTISKNGVYVDSVWPWSTGYDGSADQCGHGTSMASTMAAPRNNLGQPVGVAYNANLVTYRAASNVVLDGYHEQNGVKIAFTELGNNTGVKIISMSMGHIFSVGKIEDGVKYAYSKGKLIFCAGGTSTSFTNFVGVIFPAWMPETQAITGVKENTSNQKCDVCHSGAEIDFTYQMERASGNSIPVLSYYNAQTDYVGGSSVATASTAGIAALVWAKNPSWTRDQVLNKMRQSATYYPTPNSDYGYGNINVLQAVQ, from the coding sequence ATGAAAAAAAATGTCTTTTATCTACTTCTATTGTTTTTTATTTTCACTGCCTGTAGCAGGGAAGATCTTCAAAACAATCCCGGAAACATTGAAGTGGCACAGAAAGATCCTCTGACAGCCAAACAAATCAATGAAAAAATTAATGAAACCATTAAAACGAAAGGAAGGTTTTCCTGGAATGAATCCTCTGATCATTTCGTGTGGAGTGCCATTTTTCAGGGGAATAAAATTGCTTCTATTGGATTCGGATCTTCTTTCGACAGAAGCTTGACGCCGGATAGTAAAGCGATTGAGGAAGAAATTTTAAAAGTAATTGAACGGTACGAAGGAAAAACAGAAAGAACTTTATTATCTTCAGATCAGTATCTCAATCAAATCGATGTTGTGATAGAAAAACAGGAAACGGTCATTGCGCTTAGGAAAATGAAAAATATCCGTTATCTGGAGCCTGCAGATTACCGTTATTTTGAAAATGAGCAAAAATTCGGAGCAACATCAAAATCGAGTAGCAGTTCATCAGGTTGCGGCTTTGAATCAACCACTTTAAGTACTTCAGATTACACCACTGTAACACCTAATGCAAAAGCGCCCTGGTCTTTCTCCAAACACAATATCATCAATGCATGGAGCTACAGTACGGGAGCTGGAATTACAATCGGCGTGATTGACAGCGGTGTTTCTCCTGAGCAGACTTTACTGGGAACCAGCTTCAATAACGGGCTTTCCTCAGGAAGAACGATCAGTAAAAATGGAGTCTATGTAGATTCAGTATGGCCGTGGAGTACAGGTTATGACGGTTCTGCGGATCAATGCGGTCATGGAACAAGTATGGCTTCGACGATGGCAGCTCCGAGAAATAATCTGGGACAGCCGGTTGGTGTTGCCTATAATGCCAATCTGGTAACCTATAGAGCGGCTTCTAATGTTGTACTGGATGGATATCATGAACAAAACGGAGTAAAGATTGCATTTACAGAGCTGGGAAATAATACCGGTGTTAAAATCATTTCAATGTCAATGGGACATATTTTCTCTGTGGGGAAAATCGAAGATGGAGTAAAATATGCGTATTCAAAAGGGAAACTGATTTTCTGTGCAGGAGGAACTTCCACAAGCTTTACGAATTTTGTAGGGGTAATTTTTCCGGCTTGGATGCCTGAAACCCAGGCAATCACCGGAGTAAAAGAAAATACTTCCAACCAAAAATGCGACGTGTGTCATTCGGGAGCTGAAATTGATTTTACTTATCAAATGGAAAGAGCTTCAGGAAACAGTATTCCGGTCCTGAGTTATTACAACGCACAAACCGATTATGTAGGAGGCTCTTCTGTAGCAACAGCTTCTACAGCTGGAATTGCAGCTTTGGTATGGGCTAAAAATCCGTCCTGGACCAGAGATCAGGTTCTGAATAAAATGAGACAGTCAGCCACGTATTATCCGACTCCGAATTCAGACTATGGATATGGAAATATTAATGTGTTACAAGCTGTCCAATAA
- the hutH gene encoding histidine ammonia-lyase yields the protein MIYGVDIFSFHDVLEICKAPNKAKLNKAAKEQILKSQKNVQKIVDSDRCVYGINTGFGPLCDTKISADETAQLQYNLIISHAVGVGKPIDKELSKIMMIAKVHALSKGFSGVSLEVIERMILMLEKDIIPVVPEQGSVGASGDLAPLSHLVLPLLGLGKVWVGNEIFETAEVLEKNDLQPLVLGPKEGLGLINGTQFILAHAIKGLEKFEYLLDLADMTAAMSLEAYRGSASPFKKELHEIRPFEGSKKVAARMLKFLKGSENLKAHEDCERVQDPYSMRCVPQVHGASRNAFEHLKMMAETELNSVTDNPIVLSAEESISGGNFHGQLMALPLDYATLAAAELGNISDRRSYLLLEGKYGLPRLLTESSGLNSGFMIPQYTSAALVTENKTLCFPASADSIPTSLGQEDHVSMGSISGRKFNQVLGNLVNILAVELMFAAQGLEFRRPSKCSKIIEENYAILRSKVAKLEDDRLIGQDMLAIAELINERKFVVN from the coding sequence ATGATATACGGTGTAGATATTTTCAGTTTCCATGATGTGTTGGAAATCTGTAAAGCTCCAAATAAAGCTAAACTGAACAAAGCTGCAAAAGAACAAATCCTAAAATCGCAGAAGAATGTTCAGAAAATTGTAGACTCAGATCGTTGTGTTTACGGAATTAATACAGGATTTGGTCCTCTTTGTGATACGAAAATTTCTGCAGATGAAACTGCACAATTACAATATAATCTGATCATCTCTCACGCAGTAGGAGTGGGAAAACCAATTGATAAAGAACTTTCAAAAATTATGATGATTGCTAAGGTTCACGCATTGTCAAAAGGATTTTCGGGAGTTTCTTTAGAAGTGATCGAGAGAATGATTCTAATGTTAGAAAAAGACATTATTCCGGTTGTTCCTGAGCAAGGTTCTGTTGGAGCTTCAGGAGATTTAGCGCCTTTGTCGCATCTTGTTTTACCACTATTAGGTCTTGGGAAAGTTTGGGTAGGAAATGAAATCTTTGAAACAGCGGAAGTTTTAGAAAAAAATGATCTTCAACCATTGGTTTTAGGGCCAAAAGAAGGATTGGGATTAATCAACGGAACTCAGTTTATTCTTGCTCATGCAATTAAAGGATTGGAAAAATTTGAATACTTATTAGATCTTGCTGATATGACGGCTGCAATGAGCCTTGAAGCATACAGAGGTTCTGCAAGTCCGTTTAAAAAGGAGCTTCATGAAATCAGACCGTTTGAAGGAAGTAAAAAAGTAGCTGCAAGAATGCTGAAATTCCTGAAAGGTTCAGAAAACCTGAAAGCACACGAAGACTGTGAAAGAGTTCAGGATCCGTATTCAATGAGATGCGTTCCGCAGGTCCACGGAGCGAGCAGAAATGCTTTTGAACATTTAAAGATGATGGCTGAAACGGAATTAAATTCTGTAACAGATAATCCGATCGTTTTAAGTGCTGAAGAGTCTATTTCAGGAGGAAACTTCCATGGTCAGCTGATGGCTCTGCCTTTGGATTATGCAACATTGGCAGCTGCTGAATTAGGAAATATTTCCGACAGAAGAAGCTATTTATTACTGGAAGGAAAATATGGTTTACCAAGATTATTAACGGAAAGCTCCGGTTTAAATTCAGGATTTATGATCCCTCAATATACTTCTGCAGCGTTAGTGACAGAAAATAAAACGTTGTGTTTCCCGGCTTCGGCAGATTCAATCCCAACAAGTTTAGGTCAGGAAGATCACGTTTCGATGGGAAGTATTTCCGGGAGAAAATTCAATCAGGTTTTAGGCAATTTAGTTAATATTCTGGCTGTTGAATTAATGTTTGCAGCACAAGGATTAGAATTCAGAAGACCTTCAAAATGCTCAAAAATCATCGAAGAAAATTATGCAATCCTTCGTTCGAAAGTTGCTAAGCTTGAAGACGACCGATTAATCGGACAGGATATGTTAGCCATTGCAGAATTGATTAATGAAAGAAAATTTGTAGTTAATTAA